From Micromonospora echinospora:
CCGGCCGCCTCCTCGTACGCCTCGGCGGTCACGTTGGCGTTCGCGGCGAGTTCAGCCGGCGGCGGGAACTGGCGCGTCTCGTTCAGCAAGTTGGCCAATGCCTCGCTCATGCGGTGACTCCTTCGTCGCGTGACCTGCGTCTCCTACTCCGGGGAAGGTTAGTCCCGCCGTACCCCGGTCGCGACCGCCCGACCTCTCACCGCGCGCCCAGCGGCCTTCCCCTCGCGCCGAGGTGTAAGGAAGGGCCCCCTGTTAACGCCTCCGGTAGAGGAAGGGCCCCTTCTTAACAACCCCGGGCATGCGGGGAGCCCGGCGGTCGCTAGCGTGACGGGGTGACCACCGATCCGCTCGCCCCGCTGCTCGCGCTCGCCGACGTCGCCCTCGCCGTCGAGCAGGCCCGCGACCGGGTCGACCAGGCCCACCGGCACCGCGCGCTGCGCCGCCAGGGCGGCCAGGTCGCCGCCGAGGTCAGCCTCCGCTCCGCCGTGGCCAGCGCAGCGCTGGAGGGCCGCGACCACGACCGCGAGGAGGTACGCGCCGGCACGGTCACCGACCCGGTGCTGCAGGGCGCGCTGCGGGTGGCCGGAGCGCTCCCCGGGCTCAGCGACCTCTGGCCCAAGGCGCCCCGGCAGGTGCTGGCCCGGCTGCACGTGCTCGCCGCCCGTGACGTGGTGACCGAGGAGGAACTGGGCCGGCCGGTCGCCGACCCGGTGGTCGCGGCCCGCCTCGACGGCCTCGCCGCCCTGGTCGCAGGCGGCACAAAGGTCCCACCGCTGGTGCTGGCCGCCGTCGTACACGGCGAGCTGCTGAACCTGCGCCCGTTCCCCGGCCCGTCCGGGGTGGTGGCCCGGGCCGCCGCCCGGCTGGTGCTGATCTCCACCGGGTTCGACCCACGCGGGCTGGTCGCGGTGGACGTCGGTCACCGCGAGCGCGAACCCGAGTACGTGGGCGCGGCCGGCGCGTTCGCCACCGGCACGCCCGACGGCCTGCGCTCCTGGCTGCGGCACTACATGACGGCCGTGGAGGTCGGCGCCGACCAGATCACGCTCATCGGCGACGAGATCCTCGCCGCGTCCTGAGGGATGGCCGACCTGTCGTCCGGTCAGGCGGTGGGTGCGGTGGCGCGGGTGCGGCGGTGCCGGCCGTACCAGGCGATGCCGATGGCCACGCCGACCCCCACACCGAGCGCCGCCGCCGCGACCGGCACGGCCGGCCGCTCACGCAGGCGGCGGCCCAGCGGAATCGGGTGCCGGAACTCCAGCACCGGCCACGAGTTCTCCACCGCAAGCTTGCGCAGCGCCCGGTCCGGGTTGACCACCGTCGGGTGCCCCACGCACTCCAGCAGCGGCCGATCCGAGTACGAGTCGGAGTACGCGTACGAGTCGCTGAGGTCGTAGTCCCGTTCCAGGGCCAGTTCGCTGACCGCCTCGACCTTGCTCGGACCGGCGGCGTAGAACTCGACCTCACCGCTGTAACGGCCGTCCACCACACCCATGCGGGTGGCGATCACATCGGTGATCCCGAGCAGCTCGCCGATCGGCCGGACCATCTCGTCACCCGACGCGGAGACCAGCACCACGTCCCGGCCGGCGGCCTGGTGCTCCTCGATGAGAGCGGCCGCTTCGGCGTACACATAGGGGTTGATCAGCTCGTGCAGCGTCTCCGCGACGATCTGGCGGACCTGTTCCACCGGCCAGCCCTTGCAGAGTGTGGCCAGGTAGTCCCGGGTGCGGGCCATGGTCTGCTCGTCGGTGCCGCCCAGCCGGAACATCAACTGCGCGTACGCCGACTTGACCACGTCACGCCGAGTGATCAGCCCGTCCCGGTAGAACGGCCGACCGAATGCCAGGGCGCTCGATTTGGCGATGACGGTCTTGTCGAGATCGAAGAAAGCGGCGCTGCGGCCCACGGCGCGAAAGTCTAGCCCGACAGCGGCACGGAGGCGTCCGCCCAGGGTCATGGAAGTTGATGAGCACCCGCAGGAGTGATGGCGGTCACATCTGATGTGCGAGAAATTAGCTTTGCGTGGACTGAACACCACTCGACGTATAAGGGTCGGCTGCGGCATGCTTGTCCTCGCGACGGGAGTTCGCATTCCCGACGCCGCCGACCTCGGCGGTTGCACCCCCCGTAACCGCTGAGTCGGTTCGGCTCGACCCCCCCGGAGCCGAACCACAAGACGACCCCCGTCTCCCCCCGACGGGGGTCGTCCCTTTCCGGTGGGAGCGTGCCACCGCAGGTCACAGGCCCTCCCCGGCGTCCAGGTCACCTCCCGGCGGTGATGCCAGCGCCGGAGGCGGCAGAAGGCACATGGGCCTCCAGGCGCTCGGCGAGCGCCGCTATGGCTGGTCAGTACCTCGACCGGAACGATGCAAGGCAACCTTCCAACCGGCCGTGCGAGGAATGCAGGGCCGCTGGGCGTGCAGAACACCTCTGCCGAGCTGACGACCGTGCGCGCGCACCTGCCCGTTGGCGTGTGCGGCTACAGATCGGTCTCAGGGGTCTTGTGACAGACCACCAAGCCGACATGATCGTCGGGAGCGGAAGGAGCGACGTGGGCGCGAAAACGGCACTGCTGGCGTTTACTGACGGCGACATTCGTCCGGCGCTGCGGGGCGCCAGGCAATCGGAGCGAGCCGACGCCGAGGCGTTGGTGCGTCGAGTCCACCCCGGCTACGTCGTCGAGCCCGCCGATGACGACACCTTGCTCGACGGCGTCTACCCGCCGGACGGCGTCACGTACGCCACCGTGCTGGCCGGGGCGGAGCTGTACTGCGACCGACGGCTCGTGCTCGACCGCCCGTCTGAGCTGCCGGAGCACCTGCGCCTGGCCGGAGCAGGCCGGCGAATCATCATGCACGGGATGCACTCGGCCGTGGACTGGCTCGGCTTCGCGGTGTGGGAGGACGGCGTGCTGGTCAGATCACTGAGTCTGTCGCCCGGCAGCGGCATCCAGGAGAACATCGGCGAGCCGTACGACTTCGAGTTGCCGTACTGGACCGGTGAGCATTCCGTCGAGCCGGTCCCGGGCTGGCACGACCAGGACCCGTACCCGCTGCCGTTTCATCCCCTCGACCTTGGCGAGGAAGCGTTGCGTGCGCTGTTCGGTTTCATCATCGAGGGCCGTCCGTCGCCCGACGACATCGACCCTGACGACGTGCATCTGCACGGCTTTCACGCGACCGATCCGTCCGTTGACGCGCGGGCCGCGCGCGAGGCCGCCCATGCGGAGGCACTGCGGACCATGGGGCCACCGAGGATGTACCGCATGGGTCCGGACGGAACGATGCGCGAGGTCAGCTCCTGATCCGCCGACGGGCGGACCAGCAGGCGCATGCCCGGGTCAGGTGAGGCCGGGCGCCGTGAGGAGTTGCGTGAACCTGGGCGCCACGAGCCGCCAGGAGCATCGGCTGGGGTCGGTCCAGAAGTCACTGGCGACGACCCTCGGGTCAGCGAAATCGGTGCGGTAGTCGAGCGCGAGGGCGACGTCGTCTCCGGGGTTCCGGTTGACCGCGATGGGGACTGCACGATCGGCGTCGAGCCACGGCAGGTCGACCGGACGATCCATGCGGTTGCCGCGGGTCACTCGAAACAGCTGCGACGACGGGGCGTCGTCGGCGAAGAGATCCAGGGCGTCGTTCTCGAACCGCATCCGGTCAAGACTGGCGGGGAACATCAGTGGGTATTGGAACCACGGCATGACGCTCTGAAGCACGTGGTCCCCGGGGTGCCGCCAACGGTCCTGTTCCAGCACGTCGACCAGCGTGGTGGGCAGAGGAAGACCTCGGATCGTCCAATCCTGCCGATCAGAGTCCTCGTACACGTGACCTCGCAACGTCAGCTGTCCGCCAGGGCGGACAGGGTAGCTGTTCAGGGCGCGTAGCCGGGATCGGCGACGGCCTCGGCGATGCGGGTGAGCCAGCGCAGGTCGTTGGCCCGGGACTCCGGACTGGCCTCGGAGTCGAGGATGCTGCGGAGAAAAGCGGCCACGT
This genomic window contains:
- a CDS encoding HAD family hydrolase, encoding MGRSAAFFDLDKTVIAKSSALAFGRPFYRDGLITRRDVVKSAYAQLMFRLGGTDEQTMARTRDYLATLCKGWPVEQVRQIVAETLHELINPYVYAEAAALIEEHQAAGRDVVLVSASGDEMVRPIGELLGITDVIATRMGVVDGRYSGEVEFYAAGPSKVEAVSELALERDYDLSDSYAYSDSYSDRPLLECVGHPTVVNPDRALRKLAVENSWPVLEFRHPIPLGRRLRERPAVPVAAAALGVGVGVAIGIAWYGRHRRTRATAPTA
- a CDS encoding oxidoreductase: MTTDPLAPLLALADVALAVEQARDRVDQAHRHRALRRQGGQVAAEVSLRSAVASAALEGRDHDREEVRAGTVTDPVLQGALRVAGALPGLSDLWPKAPRQVLARLHVLAARDVVTEEELGRPVADPVVAARLDGLAALVAGGTKVPPLVLAAVVHGELLNLRPFPGPSGVVARAAARLVLISTGFDPRGLVAVDVGHREREPEYVGAAGAFATGTPDGLRSWLRHYMTAVEVGADQITLIGDEILAAS
- a CDS encoding DUF6928 family protein; amino-acid sequence: MIVGSGRSDVGAKTALLAFTDGDIRPALRGARQSERADAEALVRRVHPGYVVEPADDDTLLDGVYPPDGVTYATVLAGAELYCDRRLVLDRPSELPEHLRLAGAGRRIIMHGMHSAVDWLGFAVWEDGVLVRSLSLSPGSGIQENIGEPYDFELPYWTGEHSVEPVPGWHDQDPYPLPFHPLDLGEEALRALFGFIIEGRPSPDDIDPDDVHLHGFHATDPSVDARAAREAAHAEALRTMGPPRMYRMGPDGTMREVSS